The following proteins come from a genomic window of Aspergillus oryzae RIB40 DNA, chromosome 4:
- a CDS encoding glycoside hydrolase family 18 protein (chitinase), with product MSLTYCQVIVLAFLMTINGPGGAPEIDFSNANDNCTTFDGTNLLKCPQIGADINTCQKKGKTILLSIGGATYSEGGFQSESAAKAGADLLWKTFGPPTTQGPFLNATSHNGTSRYHNSRFNRLNRVNSTNIHAVRANSTTVRRPFGDAIIDGFDFDFEAPVKNMAQFANRLRELSDADKSKQYFLTAAPQCPYPDAADKDILNGPVSIDAVFVQFYNNWCGVNSFSAGQQKQSSFNFEQWDNWAKTVSQNKKAKVLLGVPANTSAASTGYIPASELEPVIAYSKSFESFGGVMMWDVSQAYGNKGFLDSVKGALRNSTAHLLRHGFRLPSIYPVIGR from the exons ATGTCGCTCACCTACTGTCAGGTCATCGTGCTGGCATTCCTTATGACGATTAATGGTCCAGGGGGTGCACCAGAGATAGACTTTTCCAATGCAAATGATAATTGCACCACCTTTGATGGCACAAACCTCCTGAAATGCCCCCAGATAGG TGCGGATATCAACACCTgccaaaagaaaggaaagaccatCCTTCTGTCTATCGGCGGCGCGACTTATAGCGAGGGAGGTTTTCAATCCGAATCCGCGGCTAAGGCTGGCGCAGACCTCCTCTGGAAGACGTTTGGTCCTCCCACAACCCAGGGCCCTTTTTTGAATGCCACTTCTCATAATGGAACATCTCGCTATCATAACAGTCGTTTCAACCGTCTGAACCGTGTCAACAGCACTAATATTCACGCAGTCCGAGCTAACTCCACAACGGTCCGTCGACCATTCGGTGACGCGATCATTGATGGATTCGACTTCGATTTCGAGGCACCTGTGAAGAATATGGCACAATTCGCCAACCGGCTTCGCGAATTGTCGGACGCGGACAAATCGAAGCAATACTTTCTAACTGCTGCACCACAATGTCCGTATCCAGATGCAGCGGATAAGGATATACTCAACGGGCCTGTATCCATTGACGCAGTATTCGTTCAATTCTACAACAACTGGTGCGGAGTAAACTCTTTCTCAGCGGGCCAACAAAAGCAGAGCAGCTTCAACTTCGAGCAATGGGACAACTGGGCGAAAACCGTTTCCCAGAATAAGAAAGCTAAGGTCTTGCTTGGTGTCCCAGCAAACACGAGCGCCGCGAGTACGGGCTATATCCCAGCGTCGGAGCTGGAACCGGTGATCGCATATAGCAAGTCGTTTGAGAGTTTTGGAGGTGTTATGATGTGGGATGTTAGCCAGGCCTATGGTAATAAGGGTTTCTTGGATAGCGTGAAAGGCGCTCTCAGAAACTCCACAGCACACCTTTTACGCCATGGATTTCGTCTTCCGTCAATTTATCCTGTGATAGGACGGTAG